Proteins from one Calditrichota bacterium genomic window:
- a CDS encoding FAD-dependent thymidylate synthase yields the protein MPDETNLIRPSVPELDAILGKKFKVLNDGFVRLIDYMGSDASIVQAARVSYGAGTKKVSEDRGLIRYLMRHRHTTPFEMCELKLHVRVPMDAWRQWIRHRMASVNEYSTRYSIAIEAAQETEINEWRFQSSDNKQGSEGFLPEEEGKYFTKQEKDLHDSLRAIYDERLEKGIAREQARKDLPLATYTEAYWKIDLHNLLHFLALRMDSHAQYEIRVFAEIIGNEIVSKWCPAAWEAFMDYRFNAKNLSGIEVDVIKEVAAGNHDKAVKILEDLGMLKYRDGKRLRNRERNELEAKLEMMNLPTPWKNS from the coding sequence GTGCCAGACGAAACCAATTTGATACGTCCCTCTGTACCGGAGCTTGATGCAATTCTTGGCAAAAAGTTTAAAGTTTTAAATGATGGTTTTGTGCGTTTGATAGACTATATGGGCTCGGATGCTTCTATTGTTCAGGCGGCGCGGGTATCTTATGGTGCCGGGACAAAAAAGGTATCTGAAGATCGTGGTTTAATTCGTTATTTAATGCGACATCGTCATACAACTCCTTTTGAAATGTGTGAACTGAAACTTCATGTCCGCGTCCCGATGGATGCCTGGCGTCAATGGATTCGTCATAGAATGGCATCTGTGAATGAATACAGTACACGCTATTCGATTGCAATTGAAGCAGCTCAGGAAACAGAAATAAATGAATGGCGCTTTCAATCTTCTGATAATAAGCAGGGCAGTGAGGGGTTTTTGCCTGAAGAAGAAGGAAAATATTTTACAAAGCAGGAAAAAGATTTACACGACAGTTTAAGGGCCATTTACGATGAACGTCTTGAAAAAGGCATAGCCCGTGAACAGGCACGTAAAGATCTTCCTTTGGCCACTTACACTGAAGCCTACTGGAAAATAGATCTGCATAATTTATTGCATTTTTTAGCATTAAGAATGGACAGTCATGCCCAATATGAAATCCGGGTTTTTGCCGAAATTATTGGGAATGAAATTGTAAGCAAATGGTGTCCGGCAGCCTGGGAAGCTTTTATGGATTATAGATTCAATGCTAAAAACTTATCGGGGATAGAAGTAGATGTTATCAAGGAAGTGGCAGCAGGAAACCATGACAAAGCGGTAAAAATATTAGAAGATCTGGGTATGTTAAAATACCGCGATGGTAAACGATTACGCAACCGGGAACGCAATGAGCTGGAGGCAAAACTTGAAATGATGAACTTGCCAACACCATGGAAAAATTCTTAG
- a CDS encoding ferritin, whose amino-acid sequence MLSEKMLIALNNQIRDEFYSEYFYLSMSAWCDSNDLPGMASFMKLKGEEERVHGMKIYDYIHDRDGKVTLLGIEQPPSEFESFLDIFEKQLEHEKKVTALIHNLYALALEEKDYATSVMLQWFIEEQVEEEKEASEIIQQCKQVGDSQSALFMLDQKLGALTPGLGEE is encoded by the coding sequence ATGTTAAGTGAAAAAATGTTAATTGCCTTGAATAACCAGATACGTGACGAGTTTTATTCAGAATATTTTTATCTCTCCATGTCTGCCTGGTGTGATTCTAATGACCTGCCCGGAATGGCCTCATTTATGAAATTAAAAGGGGAAGAAGAGCGAGTACATGGAATGAAAATTTATGATTATATCCATGACCGTGATGGAAAAGTCACCCTTTTAGGAATTGAGCAGCCACCATCTGAATTTGAATCTTTTCTTGATATATTTGAAAAACAACTGGAACACGAGAAAAAAGTAACCGCTTTAATCCACAACCTTTATGCTTTGGCATTGGAAGAAAAAGACTACGCCACATCTGTAATGCTGCAGTGGTTTATCGAGGAGCAGGTTGAGGAAGAAAAGGAAGCCAGCGAAATAATCCAACAATGCAAGCAAGTGGGCGATAGCCAAAGTGCTTTATTTATGTTGGATCAAAAACTGGGTGCGCTCACTCCAGGCTTGGGTGAAGAATAG
- the lgt gene encoding prolipoprotein diacylglyceryl transferase, which produces MIEWTFDREIYSIGFVTIRYYSLFFVISFLLGIVIMKRIFVAENKPHTDVDDLLVYTMVGTVLGARLGHVLFYNPGFYFSNPIEILKVWEGGLASHGAAIGILLALHYFIKHKKIYNYLWLVDRVVITVALAAFFIRTGNLFNSEIIGKATTVPWAFKFSRYVDNVPRHPTQIYEALAYIILFVVLAKIYSAKKEKSPPGLLLGLFLVGNFGFRIFVEFFKKNQEAFEAGMILNMGQILSVPLVLLGIYMIYTSRTRPIPEPIKMPKERKQNKRKKKQD; this is translated from the coding sequence ATGATTGAATGGACGTTTGACCGGGAAATTTACTCTATTGGTTTTGTCACGATTCGTTATTACAGTTTATTTTTTGTTATTTCTTTTCTTTTGGGAATCGTAATAATGAAAAGAATATTTGTGGCAGAAAACAAACCCCATACTGATGTAGATGATCTTTTGGTTTATACTATGGTTGGGACTGTACTGGGCGCGAGACTTGGCCATGTTCTATTTTATAACCCAGGTTTCTATTTTAGTAATCCCATTGAAATTTTAAAAGTCTGGGAAGGTGGGCTTGCCAGCCATGGGGCGGCCATAGGTATTCTTTTGGCGTTACACTATTTTATAAAACACAAAAAAATCTATAACTATTTATGGCTTGTAGACAGGGTGGTAATTACAGTAGCCCTTGCAGCCTTTTTCATCCGTACGGGTAATTTGTTTAACTCAGAGATTATTGGAAAAGCTACCACCGTACCCTGGGCATTTAAGTTTAGCAGATACGTGGATAATGTCCCCCGCCACCCAACACAAATTTACGAGGCTCTGGCTTATATCATTTTGTTTGTTGTTTTAGCAAAAATCTACAGCGCGAAAAAAGAGAAGTCACCACCGGGGCTATTATTGGGGTTGTTTTTAGTGGGTAACTTTGGCTTTCGTATTTTTGTAGAATTTTTTAAAAAGAATCAGGAAGCTTTTGAAGCAGGAATGATTTTAAATATGGGACAGATTTTGAGTGTTCCTTTGGTTTTGCTTGGGATTTATATGATTTATACATCGCGTACCCGGCCAATACCTGAACCAATAAAAATGCCTAAAGAGAGAAAACAAAATAAAAGAAAAAAGAAGCAAGATTAA
- a CDS encoding type 1 glutamine amidotransferase-like domain-containing protein, which yields MNLNLKPIFLFADSQPLFDCPINFPQVLGINNCKAAYISFSNNDEPEYYEIFLALMEKQNIKECMHITSNYTTSEKTFLEQADLILLSGGDTEKGWKKIEEKNLPQLLLKKYSQGKIIMGVSAGAVQLGSGFRSKQSFVSTLNLLPITIDVHNEEDEWANLKSIVTEDKPTLLGIGIPLHGAMLYHADGAVEALQKPLAEFYMEKGSLKNNLIMIGEKIAGGSN from the coding sequence ATGAACCTCAATTTAAAACCCATCTTTCTTTTTGCTGATAGTCAGCCACTTTTTGATTGCCCAATTAATTTTCCACAGGTTTTGGGGATAAATAATTGTAAAGCTGCATATATCAGTTTTTCCAATAATGACGAACCTGAATACTATGAAATTTTTCTGGCATTGATGGAAAAACAAAATATCAAAGAATGCATGCACATAACATCAAACTATACAACTTCAGAAAAAACCTTTCTTGAACAAGCAGATCTGATTTTGCTTTCCGGAGGAGATACAGAAAAGGGCTGGAAAAAAATTGAGGAAAAAAACCTGCCGCAACTTTTGCTTAAAAAATACAGCCAGGGTAAAATAATAATGGGCGTCTCCGCCGGGGCAGTTCAATTGGGGAGTGGCTTTCGTTCCAAGCAAAGCTTTGTTTCAACCTTAAATCTCCTTCCCATTACTATTGATGTGCATAATGAAGAAGATGAATGGGCTAATCTTAAAAGTATAGTCACTGAAGACAAACCAACACTATTAGGAATAGGGATTCCATTGCATGGCGCAATGCTATATCATGCAGATGGAGCTGTTGAGGCATTACAAAAACCCTTGGCTGAGTTTTACATGGAAAAAGGCAGTTTAAAAAATAATCTAATTATGATAGGGGAAAAAATTGCTGGCGGATCAAATTAA